One stretch of Siphonobacter curvatus DNA includes these proteins:
- a CDS encoding class I SAM-dependent methyltransferase — translation MNIEETNGWEASAAAWIADMGETGDYGRQYVLDRPMLDRVRPFRRALDVGCGEGRFCRMMQEIGIQTVGIDPTETLLKEARHRDPAGKYHLGKAEALPFPDASFDLVVSYLTLIDIPDIRRAIAEMSRVLMPGGSLLIANLTSFNTAGVETSWIPDPMGQLKYGIDRYLEERAAWVSWRGIHIQNYHRPLSTYMTLLLEQGLQLRHFSEPRPYGGDPAKVEHYSRVPYFMMMEWQKPLR, via the coding sequence ATGAATATCGAAGAAACCAACGGCTGGGAAGCTTCCGCGGCAGCCTGGATTGCCGACATGGGAGAAACCGGCGATTATGGTCGTCAGTACGTATTGGATCGGCCGATGCTCGATCGGGTTCGGCCCTTTCGACGGGCTTTGGATGTGGGTTGTGGCGAAGGGCGTTTTTGCAGGATGATGCAGGAAATCGGAATTCAAACGGTAGGCATTGATCCAACTGAAACCTTACTGAAAGAAGCTAGGCATCGCGATCCGGCGGGCAAATATCACTTGGGCAAAGCCGAAGCACTACCGTTTCCAGACGCCTCGTTTGATCTGGTCGTAAGTTATTTAACGCTGATTGATATTCCCGATATTCGACGGGCTATTGCGGAGATGAGTCGCGTTCTGATGCCCGGCGGAAGCCTGCTGATCGCCAACCTGACCAGCTTTAATACGGCAGGTGTCGAAACAAGCTGGATACCCGACCCGATGGGACAACTTAAGTATGGAATCGACCGTTACCTGGAGGAACGGGCCGCCTGGGTGAGCTGGCGGGGCATTCACATTCAGAACTACCACCGACCGCTGAGTACCTACATGACCCTGCTACTCGAACAGGGCTTACAGCTACGGCATTTTTCCGAGCCCAGGCCCTACGGTGGCGATCCGGCGAAAGTAGAGCATTATAGCCGCGTACCTTATTTTATGATGATGGAATGGCAGAAGCCACTCCGGTAA
- a CDS encoding alpha/beta hydrolase, translating into MIVNVLMAFHAYRFTYFYEAHEAQFRRPEQMTTGEKLSQALFGFRIPKRSVNETPDWPYQTIRLKNERNQTLVGWYAPAEEASKGTVILWHGHGSAKSRVLAEATYFRQLGYAVALFDFRAHGQSDGNVCTIGYHETKDVKTVYDWVRAKGERRIILWGMSMGAATILKAIPEFNLQPTKVIVECPFASLEDAVRGRLRSLHLPEQPLANLLLFYGGLERNLKAWEYQPAEYARKLTMPVLLQWGRSDPRVSRDETDRIFRNLASSQKQLVIYQESGHQSFCRHETDRWERTVRNFLNR; encoded by the coding sequence TTGATTGTTAACGTTCTGATGGCTTTTCATGCCTATCGGTTTACGTATTTTTACGAAGCTCACGAAGCCCAGTTTCGCCGTCCCGAGCAAATGACGACGGGCGAAAAGCTTTCGCAGGCTCTCTTTGGTTTTCGTATTCCCAAACGGTCGGTCAACGAAACGCCCGATTGGCCGTACCAGACCATTCGACTCAAAAACGAACGCAATCAAACGCTGGTGGGTTGGTACGCTCCAGCGGAAGAAGCCTCGAAAGGAACGGTGATTCTCTGGCACGGACATGGTTCCGCGAAATCCCGGGTACTTGCCGAGGCGACTTACTTTCGGCAGCTGGGATACGCCGTTGCTCTGTTTGATTTCCGGGCTCACGGACAGTCGGATGGGAACGTGTGTACGATCGGCTACCACGAAACCAAGGATGTCAAAACGGTCTATGATTGGGTACGGGCCAAAGGCGAACGACGGATCATCCTTTGGGGGATGTCGATGGGAGCCGCTACGATTCTGAAAGCCATCCCGGAGTTTAATCTACAGCCGACGAAAGTGATTGTGGAGTGCCCCTTTGCTTCCCTGGAAGATGCCGTGAGAGGTCGCCTGCGTTCCCTACATTTGCCCGAACAGCCGCTGGCGAATTTGTTGCTCTTTTACGGCGGACTGGAACGTAATCTGAAAGCCTGGGAGTACCAGCCCGCCGAATATGCCCGAAAATTAACGATGCCCGTATTGCTCCAATGGGGCCGTAGTGATCCCCGGGTATCGCGGGATGAAACGGATCGGATTTTCCGTAACCTGGCTTCAAGCCAGAAGCAACTGGTGATTTACCAGGAATCAGGACATCAGTCGTTTTGCCGCCACGAAACCGATCGTTGGGAACGTACGGTGCGTAACTTCCTGAATCGCTGA
- a CDS encoding DUF4374 domain-containing protein, whose protein sequence is MRSGDAREYIVRTDQLDSGRIDPISKGVPVPIPQFWAELIERDGNFYHMNRKSGYLVRHRLIDQHFTAQDSVALPDVSFIENYSWPKPDSLFLISYNRKISKLQYARVDVRTMQAQTGKLPLPLPFGPYNSMSVGFSHFRGSELFVGYTYHTVSGRPGQYTTSDTLYVTTLAYPSMRLIRTQKDTKSTYPGSVNTEQPSTFADEKGDFYFLACPGFALGNHPQKPTAIYRIKAGEATLDSTYFFNISVSAIHNHAYGLWYIGKGQAIVRSERRELFKTMEDHYQVPHLEFYVVDLNQKTTRKLALPLDKGSARSCVLVDRGLVYISVNAGPDNNYIWVYNPNDQSLRKGLKIEGSVDYLLRLEKLKEASGQTSD, encoded by the coding sequence ATGAGGTCCGGAGATGCCCGGGAATACATCGTACGTACGGATCAGTTGGATTCCGGCCGTATTGATCCTATCAGCAAAGGCGTTCCGGTCCCGATTCCCCAGTTTTGGGCGGAGCTAATCGAACGGGATGGGAATTTTTACCACATGAACCGAAAGAGCGGCTACCTGGTCCGCCATCGGCTGATTGATCAGCACTTTACGGCTCAGGATTCCGTAGCACTACCCGATGTTTCTTTCATTGAAAACTATAGCTGGCCCAAGCCGGATTCGCTTTTCCTGATTTCGTACAATCGTAAAATTTCCAAATTGCAGTACGCCCGCGTCGATGTCCGTACGATGCAGGCCCAAACGGGAAAATTACCCCTGCCCCTACCTTTTGGGCCTTATAATTCCATGTCGGTGGGGTTCAGTCACTTTCGGGGTTCCGAGCTCTTCGTTGGCTATACGTATCACACGGTATCCGGTCGCCCTGGTCAGTATACCACCAGCGATACACTTTACGTGACTACGCTGGCGTATCCTTCAATGCGACTCATCCGTACACAGAAAGACACGAAATCGACGTATCCGGGAAGCGTCAATACGGAGCAGCCCAGTACGTTCGCTGACGAAAAGGGAGATTTTTATTTTCTGGCCTGTCCGGGCTTTGCGTTAGGCAATCACCCCCAGAAACCAACGGCTATCTACCGGATCAAAGCGGGCGAAGCGACCCTGGACTCTACGTACTTTTTCAATATTTCAGTCTCCGCTATTCACAATCACGCGTATGGGCTCTGGTACATTGGAAAAGGTCAGGCGATCGTCCGGAGTGAACGACGGGAGCTTTTTAAAACCATGGAAGACCATTATCAGGTACCACATCTGGAATTTTACGTGGTAGACCTGAATCAAAAAACGACCCGTAAACTGGCTTTACCCCTGGACAAAGGCAGTGCCCGTAGCTGCGTACTCGTGGATCGGGGTTTGGTGTATATTTCTGTCAATGCCGGGCCCGACAATAATTACATCTGGGTCTATAATCCAAACGATCAGAGCCTGAGAAAAGGGCTGAAAATCGAAGGCTCCGTGGATTATCTCTTACGGCTCGAAAAACTGAAGGAAGCGTCCGGCCAAACGTCTGACTAA
- a CDS encoding DUF4374 domain-containing protein — MRLFHKTLSSLLLLTALACFQSCSKDSPAEEPANDQAPDYAVWLQVGSWPNTFQYVVGTNSLQTGVLSLSGNGVEVTGKADYGIIPHGGFYYYPSTSSNNGKFSKFKFENNQLTAVKEVPYTYQKNVSSYTWVDDNTLVLIGVNGDSNKILYSVVNATTLAITNGELSVPASPTGYPYLSIGTTEYTKGKLFVGFMYTGNWPAAYRQVNVGVFDYPAMTLSKVVQDDKTTGAGGISMWEPASFVTSSGDLYHLATPGSSRSSMKLPSVLYRIKSGTTEFDASYKINLSDALGGSVFAMWNIGNGEAVVKYEDPKIAASGSQSSHIYGFAIVNLSTGAVTKKLTDIPYDNSETLESVTIDNGKAYILSNAETGKDYVWEYDPATGKTTPGLELQGGYNYMLRVDKLKN; from the coding sequence ATGCGTTTGTTTCACAAAACTCTTTCGTCCCTTTTGTTGCTGACGGCCCTGGCGTGTTTCCAATCCTGTAGCAAAGACAGTCCCGCTGAAGAGCCCGCTAACGATCAGGCTCCCGACTACGCCGTGTGGCTTCAGGTGGGTAGCTGGCCCAATACCTTCCAGTACGTGGTCGGCACCAATTCCCTCCAAACGGGCGTGCTTAGCCTGTCCGGAAATGGCGTGGAAGTGACGGGCAAGGCCGATTACGGCATCATTCCCCACGGTGGCTTTTACTATTACCCCAGTACCAGTTCGAACAATGGGAAATTTTCAAAATTCAAGTTTGAAAACAATCAGCTGACGGCCGTGAAGGAAGTGCCCTACACCTATCAGAAAAACGTTAGTAGCTACACCTGGGTGGATGACAATACGCTGGTGCTGATTGGCGTAAACGGCGACAGCAACAAGATTTTATACTCGGTAGTCAATGCTACGACGCTGGCGATTACCAACGGCGAACTGAGCGTACCCGCCAGCCCAACCGGGTATCCGTACCTGAGCATTGGTACGACGGAGTACACCAAGGGCAAACTGTTTGTAGGATTTATGTATACAGGCAACTGGCCCGCGGCCTACCGCCAGGTTAATGTAGGCGTATTCGATTATCCGGCCATGACGCTTTCTAAAGTGGTACAGGATGACAAAACCACTGGAGCCGGCGGGATCAGCATGTGGGAACCAGCTTCGTTCGTGACCAGCAGTGGTGATCTGTATCACCTGGCTACGCCGGGTTCCTCGCGAAGCAGTATGAAACTGCCCTCGGTGTTGTACCGTATTAAAAGCGGTACGACCGAGTTTGATGCCAGTTATAAAATCAATCTGAGTGATGCATTAGGCGGCTCGGTATTTGCGATGTGGAATATCGGCAATGGTGAAGCCGTCGTGAAGTACGAAGATCCCAAGATCGCAGCCAGTGGTTCACAATCCAGCCATATCTACGGTTTTGCTATCGTCAATCTGAGTACTGGAGCGGTGACGAAAAAGCTCACCGATATTCCCTACGACAACTCCGAAACACTCGAAAGCGTAACCATTGACAACGGCAAAGCCTATATCCTTTCCAACGCCGAAACGGGGAAGGATTACGTGTGGGAATACGATCCGGCCACCGGTAAAACCACCCCCGGGCTGGAACTCCAGGGCGGGTATAACTATATGCTACGGGTAGACAAACTTAAAAACTAA
- a CDS encoding RNA polymerase sigma-70 factor produces the protein MSTLSSASSPTRITEDSFKEIYQLYWRKVYTVCYHSIGDPELVKEMVQDIFKSLWERKNELEITQSVEKYLVRSAKLKVFEHFRNEKIHEQHLQHLGSRQVQAQNYTEHEVLAQSLSERLASLIERLPSQCQRVFRMSREQGLTNKEIASHLLISERAVEHHISKALFSLKTNLPEYAL, from the coding sequence ATGTCTACTCTGTCCTCGGCTTCAAGCCCTACGCGAATTACTGAAGATTCCTTTAAGGAAATCTATCAGTTATATTGGCGAAAGGTATATACGGTCTGTTACCATTCCATTGGCGATCCGGAACTGGTGAAGGAGATGGTACAGGATATTTTCAAATCGCTTTGGGAGCGAAAAAATGAACTAGAGATTACGCAGTCCGTTGAAAAATACTTGGTCCGCTCGGCCAAACTGAAGGTATTTGAACACTTTCGCAACGAAAAAATCCACGAGCAACATCTCCAGCACTTAGGTTCCCGGCAGGTACAGGCCCAGAATTATACCGAGCATGAAGTATTGGCCCAGAGTTTGTCAGAACGGCTCGCTTCCCTCATCGAACGCCTCCCCTCCCAGTGCCAGCGGGTATTTCGGATGAGCCGCGAACAGGGTCTCACCAATAAAGAAATTGCCTCTCATCTTCTGATCTCGGAACGGGCCGTAGAGCACCACATCTCCAAAGCACTCTTTTCCCTGAAAACGAACTTACCCGAATACGCCCTCTGA
- a CDS encoding TonB-dependent receptor — MQASISTSFFLLFFLTLRSLAQTGPTVSGTVHSEDKLPLVGISIRVKGSSLGTTTDTTGAFQLRVNRTELLTITASGVGFLPQSKEVRAGQSVTFILKADSRTMNEVVVTGKTENQQVKEQAFAVNAIETRLFANTNVDMNQVLNRTTGVRVREQGGLGSDFNFSINGLSGKAVRFFIDGIPLEVMGSSLTLNTIPVNLAERIEVYKGVVPVSLGSDAMGGAVNLITNQQIRNYLDASYSYSSFNTHRAALTGQYIHPRTGLTLRANAFYNYSNNNYIMRGIEIWDADREVYVKKDLRRFHDTFQSAMGQLEVGVNNKKWADVFFVGASYNTSAQDIQTGTRQEVVYGAATRHGDAWNTSVRYRKNNFLVQGLDVNAFLSRSVDNYVVVDTAGYQYAWDGSRVKTNQAEIGYGRSLNRVIRPKTFGRVNASYALTDQHSINVNYTFDHVKNKMYNELVEEGDASPGILGKHLLGLAYQQNLLDQRWMTTYFGKYYGMSIAQDRALDTSGETSSVQDFIHRLGYGIASRFRISESIGVKASYERSYRLQEVGEMFGNGYTIIANLDLKPEASHNVNVGAFLNKRVQKHHFFAEASWFFRDASDFIYAVVYQSNRAVSRYANTSKVRVNGLEAEFRYDYDHLLSIMVNGSYQNAINTTKYAPGSTGTPEATYLNKIPNQPWAFGNADISIGKNNLLGKNTRLQLNWGAQYVHWFYLSWEAFGTKASLNRIPTQFIQNASLTYSRENGKYNISFESRNLANALAYDNFRLQKPGRAFGVKLRYFIQ; from the coding sequence ATGCAAGCGTCTATTTCTACCTCTTTTTTCCTTCTTTTCTTCCTAACTCTCCGGTCGTTGGCCCAGACTGGACCGACCGTTTCGGGTACGGTTCATTCCGAAGACAAGCTGCCCCTCGTGGGGATCAGCATCCGCGTAAAAGGCTCTTCCCTCGGTACCACGACGGATACGACGGGGGCCTTTCAGCTTCGGGTAAACCGGACGGAATTACTGACGATTACGGCTTCGGGGGTGGGTTTTCTGCCCCAATCCAAGGAAGTTCGGGCCGGACAATCCGTTACGTTCATTCTCAAAGCCGATTCCCGCACGATGAACGAAGTTGTCGTAACGGGCAAGACCGAGAACCAGCAGGTCAAGGAACAGGCCTTCGCCGTCAACGCCATCGAAACCCGCCTATTTGCCAATACCAACGTGGATATGAACCAGGTACTCAACCGCACAACGGGCGTTCGGGTACGCGAGCAGGGCGGTCTGGGTTCGGATTTCAACTTCTCAATCAATGGTTTATCGGGGAAGGCTGTCCGGTTTTTCATTGACGGTATTCCGCTGGAAGTCATGGGCAGTTCGCTCACGCTGAATACTATTCCCGTCAATCTGGCCGAGCGTATCGAAGTATACAAAGGCGTCGTGCCGGTATCGCTGGGCTCGGATGCGATGGGCGGGGCCGTGAACCTCATCACGAATCAGCAGATCCGTAACTACCTAGATGCCAGCTACAGTTACAGCTCCTTCAACACGCATCGGGCGGCTCTTACGGGCCAGTACATTCACCCCCGAACGGGCCTCACGCTACGGGCCAATGCCTTCTACAATTACTCCAACAACAATTACATCATGCGGGGCATCGAAATATGGGATGCTGATCGGGAAGTCTACGTCAAGAAAGACCTTCGTCGTTTTCACGATACATTTCAGTCGGCGATGGGACAGCTCGAAGTGGGGGTGAACAATAAAAAGTGGGCCGACGTCTTCTTTGTGGGAGCTTCGTATAATACGTCGGCTCAGGATATTCAGACGGGCACCCGGCAGGAGGTCGTATACGGAGCAGCGACCCGCCACGGCGATGCCTGGAATACGTCGGTTCGGTACCGAAAAAACAACTTTCTGGTCCAGGGTTTGGATGTAAACGCCTTTCTGTCACGTTCCGTGGATAATTACGTAGTGGTCGATACGGCGGGTTATCAATACGCCTGGGACGGTTCGCGGGTGAAAACCAATCAGGCGGAAATTGGCTATGGCCGCTCCCTGAATCGGGTGATCCGACCCAAAACCTTTGGCCGGGTCAATGCGAGTTATGCCCTGACGGATCAGCATTCAATCAACGTCAACTACACCTTCGATCACGTTAAAAACAAAATGTATAACGAGTTAGTGGAGGAAGGAGACGCCAGTCCGGGTATACTCGGGAAACACCTGCTGGGACTCGCCTATCAACAAAATCTGCTTGATCAGCGGTGGATGACGACGTATTTCGGCAAATATTATGGCATGTCCATTGCTCAAGATCGGGCCTTGGATACATCCGGCGAAACGTCCAGCGTACAGGATTTCATTCACCGGCTGGGCTACGGTATTGCCTCGCGGTTCCGGATTTCGGAATCAATCGGCGTGAAAGCTTCGTACGAACGCTCGTACCGCCTGCAGGAAGTGGGTGAAATGTTCGGCAATGGCTACACGATCATTGCCAATCTGGATCTGAAGCCGGAGGCCAGTCATAACGTGAACGTAGGAGCTTTCCTGAATAAACGCGTACAGAAACACCACTTTTTTGCCGAAGCCTCCTGGTTTTTCCGCGATGCCAGCGATTTCATTTACGCCGTTGTCTATCAATCCAACCGGGCCGTAAGCCGCTATGCCAATACGTCCAAAGTACGCGTGAACGGACTGGAAGCCGAGTTTCGCTACGATTACGATCACCTGCTGAGTATTATGGTGAATGGCAGCTACCAGAACGCCATCAACACGACCAAATACGCACCGGGCTCCACGGGTACGCCCGAGGCTACGTACCTCAACAAAATTCCTAATCAGCCCTGGGCCTTCGGTAATGCGGACATCAGCATCGGGAAAAACAATTTACTGGGCAAAAACACCCGACTTCAACTGAACTGGGGGGCTCAGTACGTCCACTGGTTTTACCTGAGCTGGGAAGCCTTCGGTACCAAGGCCAGCCTCAACCGGATTCCGACCCAGTTCATCCAGAACGCCTCCCTCACCTACTCCCGCGAAAACGGGAAGTACAACATTTCCTTCGAGAGCCGGAATCTGGCAAACGCTCTGGCCTACGACAATTTCCGGCTGCAGAAACCGGGTCGGGCCTTTGGGGTGAAGCTCCGCTATTTCATTCAATAA
- a CDS encoding DUF7133 domain-containing protein has translation MKLKVPLILLLLASILWYCKTSQPPAAQTQTAEEKNVRTDAVAVVSAQEALKYMTIEDGFEVQLVAAEPLVEAPVALSFDPKGRIWVVEMPGYMNDTLGSNEEAPTGKIVILEDTNQDGQADRKKVFLDSLILPRAICFIENGILVAEPPYLWHYEIKNDKPGKKTLVDSTYAKGGNVEHQANGLVRALDNWIYNAKSDKRYRKVGEKWLIEKTHYRGQWGIAQDNTGRLYYNHNSQNVIADYYLPGFGAGNANQRNDVAGFNTNITTDNRVYPLHATPGVNRGYMKETLDDSLRLRSFTAACGPVVYRGEQFPAAYASNVFVAEPSANLVKRNLVQEQGNVLVAKQAYQKREFLASTDERFRPVSLNNGPDGALYLIDMYRGIIQHKTYLTTYLKGQIAKRQLTQPLNCGRIYRIVSKQKPYTAAQRPLPQQPEQLVALLESPNGWLRDYAQQALIDGKYTTMVPRLRQLLTEGSQELARVHALWTLEGLGALSTQDVLLCLRDSSWPIRRQGLGVIPSQLSASNWQLYAVELEKRTNDTLAYPYLAFLSGSLRRFNATAADALAEKILQKRPRDRYLAAAVVSTLANQEAEFQNRLRASLPDSNLAVYRSLKVALKNAASTRTNRDPALLARQYPKGANLFNTICQTCHGKDGNGVASLAPPLNKSEWVTGRKDHLISIVLYGLTGPVSVNNHLYTAPEINADMPGIGYDPSLSSGDVAELLSFIRKSWQNNAEGVTTGEVNQVRKSLVKREKAFTIKELQGQQ, from the coding sequence ATGAAATTAAAAGTCCCCCTCATACTCCTCCTGCTGGCCAGCATCTTATGGTATTGCAAAACCAGTCAGCCCCCAGCGGCACAGACCCAGACCGCTGAAGAAAAAAACGTCCGTACCGATGCAGTAGCGGTGGTGTCCGCTCAGGAAGCCCTGAAATACATGACCATCGAGGATGGATTTGAGGTACAGCTGGTAGCGGCTGAACCCCTTGTTGAAGCTCCGGTTGCTCTGAGCTTCGACCCTAAAGGACGCATCTGGGTGGTGGAAATGCCAGGGTACATGAACGATACGCTGGGTTCGAATGAAGAGGCTCCCACCGGTAAAATTGTCATTCTCGAAGATACCAATCAGGATGGTCAGGCGGATCGCAAAAAGGTGTTTCTGGATTCGCTCATTTTGCCCCGGGCCATCTGTTTCATCGAAAATGGCATCCTCGTAGCCGAGCCGCCGTACCTGTGGCATTACGAAATCAAAAATGATAAACCGGGGAAGAAAACCCTCGTAGATTCAACGTATGCCAAGGGGGGGAACGTCGAACATCAGGCCAATGGGTTGGTACGAGCATTGGATAACTGGATTTACAATGCCAAATCGGACAAGCGGTATCGCAAAGTCGGCGAAAAGTGGCTCATTGAAAAGACGCATTATCGGGGTCAGTGGGGTATAGCTCAGGATAATACGGGGCGTTTGTACTATAATCATAACTCCCAGAATGTCATTGCTGATTATTACTTGCCGGGTTTTGGAGCCGGAAACGCCAATCAACGCAACGACGTAGCAGGCTTTAATACCAACATCACCACCGATAACCGGGTGTACCCGCTACACGCGACGCCGGGCGTAAACCGGGGGTACATGAAAGAAACGCTCGACGATAGTTTGCGACTCCGTAGTTTCACGGCAGCCTGCGGACCCGTCGTGTACCGGGGCGAACAATTTCCGGCCGCGTATGCTTCCAACGTATTCGTCGCCGAACCTTCGGCCAATTTAGTGAAACGGAATCTGGTGCAGGAGCAGGGGAATGTTCTAGTGGCCAAACAGGCGTATCAAAAACGTGAATTTTTAGCCAGTACGGACGAACGCTTCCGGCCGGTAAGTCTGAACAACGGTCCGGACGGAGCCCTGTACCTGATCGACATGTACCGGGGTATCATTCAGCACAAAACCTACCTGACTACGTATCTGAAAGGACAGATTGCCAAACGGCAACTTACGCAACCCTTGAATTGCGGCCGGATTTATCGCATCGTTTCCAAACAAAAGCCGTACACAGCCGCCCAAAGGCCCTTGCCGCAGCAACCCGAGCAACTAGTAGCTTTATTGGAAAGTCCGAACGGCTGGTTACGGGATTATGCTCAGCAAGCCCTGATCGATGGCAAATACACGACGATGGTCCCCCGGCTGCGACAACTCCTGACGGAAGGGTCGCAGGAACTGGCTCGGGTGCACGCCCTGTGGACGCTGGAAGGGTTAGGAGCCTTGTCGACGCAGGACGTACTGCTTTGCCTGCGGGATTCTTCCTGGCCGATTCGTCGGCAGGGATTAGGCGTGATTCCTTCGCAACTATCAGCCAGCAACTGGCAACTCTACGCGGTCGAGCTGGAAAAAAGAACGAACGATACGCTGGCCTACCCGTACCTGGCTTTTTTGAGCGGCTCTCTGCGTCGCTTTAACGCTACGGCCGCCGATGCATTGGCGGAAAAGATTTTACAAAAACGGCCCCGGGATCGTTACCTAGCAGCGGCCGTGGTGAGTACACTGGCAAATCAGGAAGCGGAATTTCAGAATCGACTCCGAGCGAGTTTACCGGATTCCAATCTGGCCGTATATCGTAGCCTGAAAGTGGCCCTGAAGAATGCCGCCAGCACCCGTACCAACCGCGATCCGGCCCTGCTAGCCCGACAGTATCCGAAGGGAGCAAACCTTTTCAATACTATTTGCCAGACCTGTCACGGAAAAGACGGGAACGGCGTGGCTTCGCTGGCTCCCCCGCTCAACAAATCGGAGTGGGTTACGGGCCGGAAAGATCATCTGATTTCCATTGTACTGTATGGTCTGACTGGACCCGTATCGGTGAACAATCACTTGTACACGGCACCCGAAATCAATGCCGATATGCCCGGTATTGGGTATGATCCTTCGCTATCGAGTGGCGATGTGGCTGAGCTATTGAGTTTCATTCGGAAATCCTGGCAAAACAATGCCGAAGGGGTGACGACTGGTGAAGTAAATCAGGTACGGAAAAGCCTGGTGAAACGCGAAAAAGCATTCACAATTAAAGAATTACAGGGTCAGCAATAA